The following is a genomic window from Candidatus Hydrogenedentota bacterium.
TTTGACGACCAGCGTGGACGCGCCCACCTTGAGGCTCTGGGCGCGCGCATCGGGCGTGTGTGCGGACGACACGCAAATCACCGGGATGTCCTTGGTGCGCGGATTCGATTTGATCTGTTCGCATACCTCGTAGCCGCTCATCATGGGCATCATAATGTCGAGCAGCACGAGATCCGGTTTCTCCGTGTCGGCAAGGTCGATCGCGCCGATCCCGTCGAACGCGCTGACCACCTCGAATCCTTCCGACTTCAACGTCCGCTCGATCAGTTCCACCACGTCCGGTTCGTCGTCCACCACGAGTATCTTCGGCTTGTCCACGTTACCTCCCACCGCGTCCGCGACGCCGCTCTCCCAAGGTTATGTCCATCGTGTACATGCGCGTGGCGCGCGCCGGGGCCGCCGGAATATCCGTTGGCGGGCGAACCCTGCGCCCTTCCTTCCGGCGCGCCACTTTTTGCAGGATGCGAACGCCATGATCCATGAAGCCCGTTTCATCCGGCTGGACCCGCGCGACATGCGCCTCGACCGGGTCGGACAGCGGCACCGTGTATTCCTCGTCGCGCATCATCTGAACCGTCACGGTGGCGCCTTGCGGCAATGCTTCGATCATCCGTACCCGCATCCCGTAGGGGCTCATATCCATCACCACGCCCGGATAGACCGTCTCCGGGTCTTCCGCCTGCCATAACAGACACGGGCGGCACGTTTCCGTGCGGGGCGCGACACGCCGCCCCCGTCGCAATGCGCGGCCATCCCGTGTGAAAAACATGTCATCCGCCATGACCCTGTCCTTCTGCAGACTTCTACCTATTACCAGTTTACACCATTTTGCACAGAATTGTCCAAAACATTATTCATCCCTCCCGCTTTGTTATAATACGGAGCAAATGGATGCTCGCTTTTTATTGATTGGGAAGGATTGACTCATGACACGGAGAGGATTTCTTGCTTCGACGGCGGCGGGCATGACGGGACTGGCGATGGGCCGGGCCGGGGCGGCAGGGGAAGATCTTCCCTGGCTCGATCTGCACGTCCACTTGGACAACAGCACCTTGGAGGCCGTGTTGGGGTTGTCGCGCGAGCGTAATGTCAAATTCGGCATCGTCGAACATGCGGGCACAAAGGAGAACGTGTATCCCGTCGTTCTGGGCAACGACGAGGAGTTGAAAGCCTGGATTGCGGCGCTCGAGGGTTGGCCGGTATACAAGGGGGTGCAGGCCGAATGGATTGATTGGACGGGCTGTTTCTCGAAAGATGTTCTTGCCCGGCTTGATTTCGTGCTGACCGATGCAATGACGATGCCCGGCAAGGATGGACGCCGCAGGAAACTCTGGGAAGCGGATGCGGCGGAACTGGGCGATGCCGAATCCTTCATGGACCGGTACGTGGACTGGCATGTGCGGGTGCTCGAATCCGGGCCGGTGAACATTCTGGCGAACGTGTCATGGCTGCCGGAGGCGTTCAAGGGGGACCACGACCGGCTTTGGACCGAAAGGCGGGTACGCCGGATCGCCGAAGCGGCCGTCAAGCGTGGCGCGGCCATCGAAATCAGCGGCGGCATGAAATTGCCCAAGCGGCCGTTCCTGCAAATCGCCAAGGCCGCCGGCGCCAAGTTTTCGTTCGGCACGAACGGACGTTATCCGAACATGGGCAAGATTGATTATTGTCTCGAAACGGCACAGGCGCTGGGTTTGACATCCGCCGACATCTTCGTGCCCACGCCCAAAGGCCCTCGCGCCGCCGCCTGAACCCGTTACGGATAGAGAAGAATGCCCACGCGTTCGATATGTTCCCGGAGGGGTTCGAGCCGGATCGAGGCAAAGGGCATCACATCAAAGCGGTATGGCAATGGCAGTTCGTCGAGTTCGCCGGCAATGGCCTCGGCGCGCAGGGCATCCACGTCGCCCCAGATCGCGAGGTCCACGTCGGAATACGGCCGGTGAACGCCTTTTGCGCGGGAACCGAACAGTTTGACCGCCTCGATCTCCGGGTGACGCCGGAAAACGACGCGGAGCAGATCGATCTCGTCCAGTTTCAAAGCGGGAGTGGTCATTTCCTGCTCTCAGACGCAAACCATCGCCGTACGGATTCCATCGCGGGCAAATAACGGTTTGCGATGGCCTCCACGGCCGTCCCGAACACGGCGGCGTTGTATGTGTGGGACAGCAGGTTTCGGTGGTCCAGCATGTCGATCCACACCTGCCCGTCATCGATCAGCCTGGCCGCGAAAGCCTCCTTGATGACTTGGCGCGCCGTGACGGGAATAATCGAAACGCCTTCTTCTTCCAGGTAGTCCCTCATCGTCTTCCAGGCCAATTCGAAAGAGTACTCGAAACGTTGGGCCACGCCCTCCTTCTCAAGCGTGGAGAGCGCGCCGGGACCTTCCGCCAAGGATTCATGCAGCAGCGTGCATGGCCTGTCAAAATTGTAAAATCGCTGCTTCCAGCGCGTATCCAAGCCCATGGCCACGTCCCTTGATTGCTGCATCTCGCCGGGAATCGCTTGTTTTCCCGCAACGCTTTCCATGGGTACATGTTCACAGATCTCCCTTGGGAAATCAAGGCGTGGAACCGCGTGATGGCATGCGGTCGCGCAAGACTGCCCGGATAAGGCGTTGTCTGGCCGGATATCGCCCAGTATAATCACCCTGGTTTGGATTGGACAAGTCATTCGGAGAAGCGGCATGGAAAATGTAGTCGTTATTGGCGGGGGACCGGCGGGTTGCACGGCGGCGTTGTATGCGGCGCGGGCCGATTTGAATCCGTTGGTGCTGGAAGGCGAATTGAGCAAGGAAATTTTGCCCGGCGGGCAACTCATGACAACGACGGAGGTCGAGAACTTTCCCGGTTTTCCGGATGGGGTCAGCGGCCCGGAATTGTGCGACTTGATGAAGCGGCAGGCGATCAAGTTCGGCGCGCGGTTCGTGTCGAAGACGGCGGCCTCGGTGGATCTCGGCTCGCGTCCGTTCACGATTCAATCCGGCAACGAGTCGTGGCAGGCAAAGGCGATAATCATCGCGACCGGCGCGACGGCCCGCTACATGGGCCTTGAATCCGAGGACCGTTTCATGAACCGCGGCGTCTCGGCGTGCGCGACGTGCGACGGGGCCTTGCCGCGTTTCCGCAACAAGCCGGTCGTGGTGGTCGGCGGCGGCGATTCCGCGATGGAAGAGGCGCTGTTCCTGGCGCGGTTCGCGAGCCGGGTCCACGTCGTCCACCGGCGCGACAAGTTTCGCGCGAGCAAGATCATGGGGGATCGCGTGATCGCGCACGAGAAAATCACCGTCGAATGGAACTCGGTGGTGGACGAGGTACTCGGCAACGACAAGGACGGCGTGACGGGCGTGCGCCTGCGCGACGTGCGGACAGGCGAAACCCGCGAACTGGCCTGCACGGGCTATTTCAGCGCCATCGGCCACAAACCGAACACGGATTTGTTCGCCGGTATCCTCGATCGCGACGAGACGGGTTACTTGATTACGAAACCGGGGAGTGCCTGCACGAACATCCCCGGCGTGTTCGCGGCGGGCGATGTGCAGGACCATGTCTACCGGCAGGCGATCACGGCGGCGGGTTCGGGTTGCATGGCGGCCATTGATTGCGTGCGATGGCTTGAAGCGCAGGAGACGTGAGATGGGGTATGGGGTTTGGGGCCTATGCAGATCTGAGATCCCAATCACCAACCACCAGCCGCCAATCACCCATGAACATTAGCGCCGCGATGATCGTCCGAAACGAAGAGCGATGCCTCCGGCGATGTCTTGAATCATTGCGGGGCGTTGTGGACGAAATCGTCGTCATGGATACGGGTTCGACGGATGCCACGCCGTCCATCGCGCGCGAATTCACGGAGCGTGTCCACGCCATCGCATGGCGGGACGATTTCGCGGCCGCGCGCAACGCCGCGATCGACCGTTGCGAAGGCGATTGGATTCTCGCGATCGACGCGGACGAGTGGATTTTGAATCCCGGCGAGGCAAGGCAACGTCTCGAAGCGTTCACCGTTGCGAACTCCGCCGATACCCTCGGAACCGTAGAAATCCGCAGCACGCTTCCTGTCGCGCTGGGCGGCGGCGAGGCCATCCTGCGCGCGCCCCGCTTTTTCGCGCGAGGGCGATTCCGGTATGAGGGCGCCATCCACGAGCAACTTGGGCATTCCGGAAATTCCGAAATGGGAACGACGGGTGTCGTCTTTGGCCACTCGGGTTATGCTCAGGAACCGGACGATCCGCATCACAAGTCGCTTCGCAACAAGCGCATCCTGATCGATGAAATTCGGAAGCATCCAACGGACGAGTATTTGTGGTTTCAATTGGGCAAGGCGTGTTTTGCGTTGCGTGCCCATGCGGACGCCGTCGCCGCGTTTGATCGCGCGCTGGCGTTGATTCGGTTCGATCGCGGCGCAACGCCGATGGGCCTGCAAGGCCCGGTCGCGCCGGATGTGGTGGCGGATCTGCTTGCCACGGCCGCCTATGCCCACGTGAACAACGGCCAACTCGATAATGCCATTACTTTGCTCGAAAGGCATCGCGCCCTTGGACATGCCGGTTTTGCGTTCGCCGATGTCCCGCATGCGCTGGGCTATGCGTATTTGATGCGTGGCGATGTTCCGCGCGCACGCGCCGCATACGAGGACTCGCTGCGTCTCGGCCCGTTGCGCGAGCAGGTAACCGGCACGGGCAGTTTCGCAAGCCATTATCATCTCGGCCTGCTGGCCGAGGCCGAAAATGACATTCCGCGCGCCGTCACGCATTACCTCGAGGCGCTACGGATGAATTCAGCGTATAGTCCGGCGATCGCGCGGTGTCTCGATTTGGCCGCCGAACGTCCCGGCTGTCTGCCGGAAGATTGGCATGAATGCGTGAAACCGTCCGCGTTGGCCGTGGAGTTGAGAAAAAGACCTCAGACCGGAGGAGGAACCTGATTGTGCGGATTGAAAATGATTGCATCGCCGTCGAATTGGACACCGCGACGGGGGGATTCGCCTCGTTGTACGACAAGCGCCGTGATAGCGAATACGTGATCGCGCCGGATCGCGCGCTCTTGTTCCGGCTGATGATGCCGGACGGGGAACTCGCGCATGTGCATGTTGACAGCGCCGATCCGGAGATCGCCGTATGCGGCGCGACGGCCACGCTGACCTACCGGCTCCCGGGCGTTGCCGCGACGGTCACATTGACGCTCGACGGCGACGCGATTCTGGCCGGCCTGAGTTTGACCAATACCGGCGAAGCGAATATCGAGGAAATTATGTTCCCGATGCTTCGCGGCATTGGGCCGATTCCCGGCGGCCAGATCGTCGCGCCGAACTTTTGGAAGCGGCGGTACGACGATCCCTTCGGCAAGGATCTTGGGGGCGATCACCGGACCTGGAACGACTGGACGCAGAAGTTCCATTCGCGGTATCCGGCGTACATGGCCAGCGCGTGGCTCGATTACGGCGATCAAAACCGTGGACTCGCCGTCGAGGGCCGCCACACGGATTTTTCGATGATGGACTTCTTCGTGCACAAAGTCCTCGAAAAGGAACGCGATCCCGTGCGCCGGACGCTGGACATCGCCATTGTCCATCCCCGCCGCGTGAAACCGGGCGAGTCCCATGCGTCCTCGCCGGTGCGGATCGTCCTGCACGAAGGAGACTGGCACGCCATCGCGGATGAACACCGGACATGGCTCGACACATGGATCGGCAAGCCCGACCGTCCCGCGCGGTTCGCCGAGTCCATCGGCTGGCATTTCTTTTTCATGAAACACCAGGACGGCCTCGAATGCCATACGTATGCCGATCTGCCCAAGCTGGCGCGCGCCGCGCTCGAAGCGGGATGCCCGTACTTGCTCCTGTTCGGCTGGCAGACGGGCGGCCACGACAACAATTATTTCTACCGCTACGTGCCGAACGAGGATTGGGGCGGCGCGGATGCGTTGCGCCGCGCCGTCGGGGAATGCCGCGCCATGGGTGTCGAAATCATGCCGTTCTTCAACGGAACGCTTGCCAACATCGAGATGCCCGAACACAAGGAATTCGGCCATCGCTGGGAAGCCAGGACGCGCGCCGGGCATCCGTACTACGCGGGCGACTGGGCGCGGCACAACTTCGACGCGCCGTCGCGAAACCGCGCCATGCTGCACACCGAGGTGGCGTTCTGCGCGGAACACCGGAAGTATTTCCTCGAAACGGTCAAGCGGATCGTGCAGGATTACGGCTTCGGCAACACGCAACTCGACCAGATGGCCGAAAAGATGCTCGTGGACTATTGCGAGGATCACATCGTCACGACGCCGGACCGCGTGTACGTGGACGGCGTGAACGAACTGCTGCCGGGCGTCCGGCGGATCGTGCGCGAGGCGAATCCGGACGGCGTGATGATCTCAGAAGCGATCAACGAGTTTACCGGCCAGTGGTGCGACAGTTCGTGGGACTGGACCGTTTTGCTGCCGTTTCCGGAACCGATCCTGTACACGCTGCCGTGGCTGATGGCAAGCCATGAAATTGACGCGCTCGAATTCGGCGAGACCAACCATGCGTTTGCCTACAAGATGCACCTGGACATGAAGATTGACGGCGGCGACGCGCCCATCACGAAATACCCGGCCTTCGCGGAACACGTGAAGGGGCTTGCGGAACTGCGCCGGCGCACGGCCGACTACTCTGTGCATGCCGATTTCCGCGATCAGGAGAACGTGAAGGTCCAAGGGCCGGAGACGGCGTTTGTCAAGGTCTATCACAACAAGCCGGCGCGCAAGACCGGGATCGTCGTCGCCGAGACGGCCGGCCGGTCATGCCGCGTGGCGCTCGAAATCGGTTGGAAAGCCCGGAACGGGACGATTGTGATTGACACCAACCGGGGCGATTGCGCGTCCATACGACAGGCGGAGGTTGTCGAAGTGGAACTCGTGCCGTATGAAGTGCGCATCCTCTGCATGGACCTTGCCTAACGGTCTTGCGAAGCCACGGCGCGAAAGGAGAATCGTGTGTATGCGCGTGATCCTGTGTGCAGTCCTTGCGATGATTTTTCCATTCCAAAGCGCGACGGCGGCGGAAGTCTCGATTGCGCCCGACCGTATGCTGGTTGTCAACGGACAGCGGACTTTCATCATCGGCTTGTATGAGAACCCGGGCGACGACGCCG
Proteins encoded in this region:
- a CDS encoding response regulator; protein product: MDKPKILVVDDEPDVVELIERTLKSEGFEVVSAFDGIGAIDLADTEKPDLVLLDIMMPMMSGYEVCEQIKSNPRTKDIPVICVSSAHTPDARAQSLKVGASTLVVKPFFPAELVAQIRRHLKKQEPQG
- a CDS encoding PilZ domain-containing protein — translated: MADDMFFTRDGRALRRGRRVAPRTETCRPCLLWQAEDPETVYPGVVMDMSPYGMRVRMIEALPQGATVTVQMMRDEEYTVPLSDPVEAHVARVQPDETGFMDHGVRILQKVARRKEGRRVRPPTDIPAAPARATRMYTMDITLGERRRGRGGR
- a CDS encoding nucleotidyltransferase domain-containing protein, with protein sequence MTTPALKLDEIDLLRVVFRRHPEIEAVKLFGSRAKGVHRPYSDVDLAIWGDVDALRAEAIAGELDELPLPYRFDVMPFASIRLEPLREHIERVGILLYP
- a CDS encoding nucleotidyltransferase substrate binding protein, which produces MESVAGKQAIPGEMQQSRDVAMGLDTRWKQRFYNFDRPCTLLHESLAEGPGALSTLEKEGVAQRFEYSFELAWKTMRDYLEEEGVSIIPVTARQVIKEAFAARLIDDGQVWIDMLDHRNLLSHTYNAAVFGTAVEAIANRYLPAMESVRRWFASESRK
- the trxB gene encoding thioredoxin-disulfide reductase, whose amino-acid sequence is MENVVVIGGGPAGCTAALYAARADLNPLVLEGELSKEILPGGQLMTTTEVENFPGFPDGVSGPELCDLMKRQAIKFGARFVSKTAASVDLGSRPFTIQSGNESWQAKAIIIATGATARYMGLESEDRFMNRGVSACATCDGALPRFRNKPVVVVGGGDSAMEEALFLARFASRVHVVHRRDKFRASKIMGDRVIAHEKITVEWNSVVDEVLGNDKDGVTGVRLRDVRTGETRELACTGYFSAIGHKPNTDLFAGILDRDETGYLITKPGSACTNIPGVFAAGDVQDHVYRQAITAAGSGCMAAIDCVRWLEAQET
- a CDS encoding glycosyltransferase, with translation MNISAAMIVRNEERCLRRCLESLRGVVDEIVVMDTGSTDATPSIAREFTERVHAIAWRDDFAAARNAAIDRCEGDWILAIDADEWILNPGEARQRLEAFTVANSADTLGTVEIRSTLPVALGGGEAILRAPRFFARGRFRYEGAIHEQLGHSGNSEMGTTGVVFGHSGYAQEPDDPHHKSLRNKRILIDEIRKHPTDEYLWFQLGKACFALRAHADAVAAFDRALALIRFDRGATPMGLQGPVAPDVVADLLATAAYAHVNNGQLDNAITLLERHRALGHAGFAFADVPHALGYAYLMRGDVPRARAAYEDSLRLGPLREQVTGTGSFASHYHLGLLAEAENDIPRAVTHYLEALRMNSAYSPAIARCLDLAAERPGCLPEDWHECVKPSALAVELRKRPQTGGGT
- a CDS encoding DUF6259 domain-containing protein, which codes for MRIENDCIAVELDTATGGFASLYDKRRDSEYVIAPDRALLFRLMMPDGELAHVHVDSADPEIAVCGATATLTYRLPGVAATVTLTLDGDAILAGLSLTNTGEANIEEIMFPMLRGIGPIPGGQIVAPNFWKRRYDDPFGKDLGGDHRTWNDWTQKFHSRYPAYMASAWLDYGDQNRGLAVEGRHTDFSMMDFFVHKVLEKERDPVRRTLDIAIVHPRRVKPGESHASSPVRIVLHEGDWHAIADEHRTWLDTWIGKPDRPARFAESIGWHFFFMKHQDGLECHTYADLPKLARAALEAGCPYLLLFGWQTGGHDNNYFYRYVPNEDWGGADALRRAVGECRAMGVEIMPFFNGTLANIEMPEHKEFGHRWEARTRAGHPYYAGDWARHNFDAPSRNRAMLHTEVAFCAEHRKYFLETVKRIVQDYGFGNTQLDQMAEKMLVDYCEDHIVTTPDRVYVDGVNELLPGVRRIVREANPDGVMISEAINEFTGQWCDSSWDWTVLLPFPEPILYTLPWLMASHEIDALEFGETNHAFAYKMHLDMKIDGGDAPITKYPAFAEHVKGLAELRRRTADYSVHADFRDQENVKVQGPETAFVKVYHNKPARKTGIVVAETAGRSCRVALEIGWKARNGTIVIDTNRGDCASIRQAEVVEVELVPYEVRILCMDLA